A DNA window from Falco peregrinus isolate bFalPer1 chromosome 8, bFalPer1.pri, whole genome shotgun sequence contains the following coding sequences:
- the LYPD6 gene encoding ly6/PLAUR domain-containing protein 6: protein MASQPTAAWVLLLSLLAACLPAVQPRDFTVKDIVYLHPSTTPYPHGFKCFTCEKAADNYECNRWAPDIYCPRDTRYCFSQHMMKVTGESVSVTKRCVPLEDCLSTGCTYVKHEEYKICTSCCEGSICNLPLPRNATDAVFTTLSPPNRTQRLSHPLLLTTACLWLGLMSQHWVTLPRAAGLHS, encoded by the exons ATGGCCTCGCAGCCCACGGCGgcatgggtgctgctgctcagcctgttGGCCGCCTGCCTGCCCGCCGTGCAGCCCAGGGACTTCACTGTGAAGGACATCGTCTACCTCCACCCTTCCA CCACACCGTATCCTCATGGATTTAAGTGTTTCACCTGTGAAAAGGCAGCAGATAATTACGAATGCAACCGATGGGCTCCGGATATCTATTGTCCAAGAG aTACAAGATACTGCTTTAGCCAACACATGATGAAAGTTACTGGAGAGAGTGTATCTGTCACCAAACGCTGTGTACCATTAGAGGACTGTCTGTCTACAGGATGCACATATGTAAAGCATGAAGAATACAAG ATCTGCACCTCCTGCTGCGAAGGAAGCATCTGCAACTTGCCCCTCCCAAGGAACGCCACAGACGCCGTATTTACCACCCTCTCCCCCCCCAACAGAACACAGAGACTCTCCCACCCCCTCCTGCTGACAACGGCGTGTCTCTGGCTGGGGCTGATGTCCCAGCACTGGGTCACCCTGCCACGCGCGGCAGGtctgcacagctga